One part of the Sorangiineae bacterium MSr11954 genome encodes these proteins:
- a CDS encoding 2-dehydropantoate 2-reductase: MNDIRRTDIRRIVLCGAGAVGSTYVERLFELDPECIAVVARGARRADILRNGVIVNGRSIRVRCLAPQGEGEGNVHGHGDAPGDAPPADLVILGVKQHHLTAAIEDVRPWVGERTILVSLLNGISSEAMLAAAFGADKVLHAFMVGNDGLREGNATRYSNFGRLVFGAASGDVHDPRVTEVSALLERARIPHEVRADIVRALWWKFMLNVGVNQVSAVLRAPYRAFAEVVEVQTLTRRASLEAVAVARCEGVNLTNDDVDSLFPILASLDPNGKTSMLQDVEAGRKTEVEIFAGTVIELGQRHGVPTPVNELLQTMIAALERLAGVYGRGALATSGPRAP; this comes from the coding sequence ATGAACGACATTCGCAGAACCGACATTCGGCGGATCGTCCTCTGCGGCGCCGGCGCGGTGGGGAGCACCTATGTGGAGCGGCTCTTCGAGCTCGATCCGGAGTGTATCGCGGTCGTCGCCCGCGGCGCGCGGCGGGCGGACATTCTGCGGAACGGGGTGATCGTCAATGGCCGTTCGATTCGCGTGCGCTGCCTGGCGCCGCAGGGCGAAGGCGAGGGCAACGTCCATGGCCATGGCGACGCGCCCGGCGACGCGCCGCCCGCGGACTTGGTCATCCTCGGCGTCAAGCAGCACCACCTCACCGCGGCCATCGAGGACGTGCGCCCATGGGTGGGCGAGCGAACGATCCTCGTCTCGCTCTTGAACGGCATCTCGAGCGAAGCGATGCTCGCCGCCGCATTTGGCGCGGACAAGGTGCTTCACGCGTTCATGGTGGGCAACGATGGTCTGCGCGAGGGCAACGCGACACGGTATTCGAACTTCGGCCGCTTGGTGTTCGGCGCCGCCTCGGGCGACGTGCACGATCCGCGCGTCACCGAGGTGAGCGCGCTGCTCGAGCGGGCGCGCATTCCCCACGAGGTGCGCGCCGATATCGTGCGCGCGCTGTGGTGGAAGTTCATGCTCAACGTGGGGGTCAACCAGGTCTCGGCCGTGCTCCGCGCGCCCTACCGCGCGTTTGCGGAGGTCGTCGAGGTGCAGACCTTGACGCGCAGGGCCTCCTTGGAGGCGGTCGCCGTCGCGCGATGCGAGGGGGTGAATCTGACCAACGACGATGTCGACTCGCTCTTCCCCATTCTGGCGTCGCTCGATCCAAATGGCAAAACATCGATGCTCCAGGACGTGGAGGCAGGGCGAAAAACCGAGGTGGAGATCTTCGCCGGCACCGTGATCGAGCTCGGCCAGCGCCACGGTGTCCCCACCCCCGTGAACGAGCTGCTTCAAACGATGATCGCCGCGCTCGAACGCCTCGCCGGGGTTTACGGCCGCGGAGCCCTTGCTACGAGCGGCCCCAGGGCGCCCTGA
- a CDS encoding DUF2760 domain-containing protein, with translation MTETTALPTQLPFLTRLWFAWLAFFRVLFDGAFAARVWGAQSPEALPPARPAPSPEPVRELEAPKAAPASDRAPAKPANEAPAATVETPAPARTSTATAVAAATASKAESSVEGALQLLALFQREGRLVDFLTQEIAPFGDAEIGATARVIHEGCRKALLSHATIVPVRAENEDSPVTLNTGFDPAEVKLTGNVKGSGPYRGILRHRGWRAKEIALPAAVPGHDATILCPAEVEL, from the coding sequence GTGACCGAAACGACGGCTCTTCCGACTCAGCTCCCTTTCCTCACGCGTCTGTGGTTCGCGTGGCTGGCCTTTTTCCGCGTCCTGTTCGATGGGGCGTTCGCGGCCCGCGTCTGGGGCGCGCAATCGCCCGAGGCGCTCCCCCCTGCCCGGCCCGCGCCCTCCCCCGAGCCGGTGCGCGAGCTCGAGGCCCCCAAGGCGGCACCCGCTTCCGATCGGGCGCCCGCGAAACCCGCGAACGAAGCGCCCGCGGCGACCGTCGAGACCCCGGCGCCCGCGCGCACATCGACGGCGACCGCGGTTGCAGCCGCGACGGCGAGCAAAGCCGAGAGCTCGGTGGAGGGAGCCTTGCAGCTGCTGGCGTTGTTTCAGCGGGAGGGGCGCTTGGTCGACTTTTTGACACAGGAAATTGCGCCATTTGGCGATGCCGAGATTGGGGCGACGGCGCGGGTCATCCACGAGGGGTGCCGCAAGGCGCTGCTCTCCCACGCGACCATCGTCCCCGTGCGCGCCGAGAACGAGGATAGTCCGGTGACGTTGAATACGGGGTTCGATCCCGCGGAGGTGAAGTTGACAGGCAATGTGAAGGGGTCCGGACCGTACCGCGGGATTTTGCGGCACCGGGGGTGGCGCGCCAAAGAGATCGCCCTGCCGGCGGCGGTGCCGGGGCACGATGCGACGATCTTGTGCCCGGCGGAGGTCGAGCTGTGA
- a CDS encoding acetylserotonin O-methyltransferase has protein sequence MPEGPYTPPPNPGRFIIQSMLALRGWLLKLVDTITPPELTIFEHTFAVMRTQMVHVAAKLKLADQLENGPLSAHELALRTGANADVLERMLRALAQLGVFRRQPDGRFANNRISRVLRTGALGGPAFPEYFGSSYHAHAWAELEHTVMTGKSAFEHVHGASFWDYFERHPEHGTVFDEAMSRLTELDAPAVASSPIFREVRKVCDVAGGSGMLLGAILARHDHLHGILFDQPPRLDDARARLRQRNVLSRCELTAGNFFESIPTGADAYLLKDVLHDWDDARSTTILRNCRRAMKPNQRLLIVEMLLTDAPPYPMVNLLDMEMITVCSEGRQRTATQFEALLDDAGFSVRKVHPLPGLTSLIEGVAR, from the coding sequence ATGCCCGAAGGACCGTACACGCCTCCTCCGAACCCGGGGCGTTTCATCATCCAGAGCATGCTCGCGCTCCGCGGTTGGCTCCTCAAGTTGGTGGACACCATCACCCCCCCGGAGCTCACGATCTTCGAGCACACCTTCGCGGTGATGCGCACCCAGATGGTTCACGTCGCCGCCAAGCTCAAACTGGCCGATCAGCTGGAAAACGGGCCTCTTTCTGCGCACGAGCTCGCCCTCCGCACCGGCGCCAACGCCGACGTCCTCGAGCGCATGCTCCGGGCCCTCGCCCAGCTCGGCGTCTTCCGCCGCCAACCCGACGGCCGCTTCGCCAACAACCGCATCTCGCGGGTCCTGCGCACCGGCGCGCTGGGCGGGCCGGCCTTCCCCGAATATTTCGGCAGCTCCTACCACGCGCACGCGTGGGCCGAGTTGGAGCACACGGTCATGACGGGCAAGAGCGCCTTCGAGCACGTCCACGGCGCTTCTTTTTGGGACTACTTCGAGCGCCACCCCGAGCACGGCACCGTCTTCGACGAGGCCATGTCGCGCCTGACCGAGCTCGATGCTCCCGCGGTGGCCTCCTCCCCCATCTTCCGCGAAGTCCGCAAAGTCTGCGACGTCGCCGGCGGCAGCGGCATGCTCCTCGGCGCCATCCTCGCGCGCCACGACCACCTCCACGGCATCCTCTTCGACCAGCCCCCTCGTCTCGACGACGCCCGCGCCCGCCTCCGCCAGCGCAACGTGCTCTCCCGGTGCGAGCTCACCGCCGGCAACTTCTTCGAATCCATCCCCACCGGCGCCGACGCCTACCTCCTCAAAGACGTCCTCCACGACTGGGACGACGCCCGCAGCACCACCATCCTCCGCAACTGCCGCCGCGCCATGAAACCGAACCAGCGCTTGCTCATCGTCGAAATGCTGCTCACCGACGCCCCTCCGTACCCCATGGTCAATTTGCTCGACATGGAAATGATCACCGTCTGCTCCGAAGGCCGCCAGCGCACCGCCACCCAATTCGAAGCCCTCCTCGACGACGCCGGCTTCTCGGTCCGGAAGGTTCACCCGTTACCCGGACTCACGAGCTTGATCGAGGGGGTTGCTCGTTGA
- a CDS encoding Hsp70 family protein, which yields MSTKPNEQERYVVGIDLGTTHTAMAGARLDEESARPEVLPISQLVAAGTVDARTLLPSFLYFAAEAEGAQALPWDAERRFAVGELARSRGADAPLRTISSAKSWLCHPGVDRRGGILPQGAPEDIEKISPVEVSWRYLEHLTEAWDARLASLGEAPAPLGQQEIVLTVPASFDAGARELTAEAAMAAGLEKVTLLEEPQAALYAWIEAMGERWRKELKVGDVILVVDVGGGTTDFSAIAAVETEGSLELVRVAVGDHILLGGDNMDLALAHVVKQKVAQGGVELDRWQMGALTHACRGAKERLLGDAKLDAVPIVLAARGSKLIGGGVRSELTRDEVTRVLVEGFFPVVPGSARPAVRARGALTQLGLPYASDAAVTKHLAAFLGRQADALARLSLPHAGTGTAADRGPSLLHPTAVLFNGGVMKSDALRTRLLGTLNAWLAEDGAPPVRTLNEVDYDLAVARGAAAYGLVRRGRGLRIRGGTARAYYVGIESSMPAVPGIEPPITALCVAPFGMEEGTQASLPPNEVGVVVGEPVRFRFFGSTVRREDEAGTELERWKEGELEELAPIEVTLPAEGRREGDVVPVRLHAAVSEVGTLLLEAVATAPRKPDERWAIELAVRGNDGST from the coding sequence GTGAGCACCAAACCGAACGAGCAAGAGCGGTACGTGGTCGGCATCGACCTGGGGACGACGCATACGGCCATGGCGGGCGCGCGGCTCGACGAGGAGAGCGCGCGGCCCGAGGTGCTCCCCATTTCGCAGCTGGTGGCGGCGGGGACGGTGGACGCCCGGACCTTGCTGCCGTCGTTCCTGTATTTTGCCGCGGAGGCCGAGGGGGCGCAGGCCCTGCCGTGGGATGCGGAGCGGCGGTTTGCGGTGGGCGAGCTGGCGCGGTCGCGCGGGGCCGATGCGCCGCTGCGGACGATTTCGAGCGCGAAGAGTTGGCTTTGCCACCCGGGGGTGGATCGGCGCGGCGGGATCCTTCCGCAGGGGGCGCCGGAGGACATCGAGAAGATATCGCCGGTGGAGGTGTCGTGGCGGTACCTGGAGCACCTCACGGAAGCGTGGGATGCGCGGCTCGCCAGCCTGGGGGAGGCGCCGGCGCCGCTGGGCCAGCAGGAGATCGTGCTGACGGTGCCGGCGTCGTTCGACGCGGGCGCGCGCGAGCTCACCGCGGAGGCGGCGATGGCGGCCGGGCTCGAGAAGGTCACCTTGCTCGAGGAGCCGCAGGCCGCGCTCTATGCCTGGATCGAGGCGATGGGCGAAAGGTGGCGCAAGGAGCTCAAGGTCGGCGATGTGATCTTGGTGGTCGACGTCGGCGGGGGAACGACCGACTTTTCGGCCATCGCCGCGGTGGAGACCGAAGGGTCGCTGGAGCTCGTACGGGTGGCGGTGGGCGACCATATTTTGCTCGGCGGCGACAACATGGACTTGGCGCTGGCGCACGTGGTGAAGCAGAAGGTCGCGCAAGGCGGGGTCGAGCTGGATCGCTGGCAGATGGGCGCGCTCACCCACGCGTGCCGCGGGGCCAAGGAGCGGCTGCTCGGCGATGCGAAGCTCGACGCGGTGCCCATCGTGCTGGCGGCCCGCGGCTCGAAGTTGATCGGCGGCGGGGTCCGCAGTGAGCTGACCCGCGACGAGGTGACGCGGGTGCTGGTGGAGGGATTTTTCCCCGTGGTGCCGGGATCGGCGCGGCCGGCGGTGCGCGCGCGCGGAGCGCTCACGCAGCTGGGGCTCCCGTACGCGTCGGATGCGGCGGTGACCAAGCACCTGGCGGCGTTTTTGGGGCGGCAGGCCGACGCGCTCGCGCGGCTCTCGCTGCCCCACGCGGGCACGGGGACGGCGGCGGATCGGGGGCCCTCGCTCCTGCATCCGACGGCGGTGCTCTTCAACGGCGGCGTGATGAAGAGCGACGCCCTGCGAACGCGGCTGCTCGGGACATTGAACGCATGGCTCGCCGAGGACGGCGCGCCGCCCGTGCGGACCTTGAACGAGGTGGACTACGATCTGGCGGTGGCGCGCGGCGCGGCGGCGTACGGGCTGGTGCGGCGCGGGCGCGGGCTGCGCATCCGCGGTGGAACGGCGCGCGCGTACTACGTCGGGATCGAGAGCTCCATGCCCGCGGTCCCCGGTATCGAGCCGCCGATCACGGCGCTTTGCGTGGCGCCGTTCGGGATGGAAGAAGGAACGCAGGCGAGCCTCCCGCCCAACGAGGTGGGCGTGGTGGTGGGCGAGCCCGTGCGCTTTCGGTTCTTTGGGTCGACGGTGCGCCGCGAGGACGAGGCGGGGACCGAGCTGGAACGATGGAAAGAGGGCGAGCTCGAGGAGCTCGCGCCCATCGAGGTCACCCTCCCGGCCGAAGGTCGCCGCGAGGGCGACGTCGTTCCGGTGCGCTTGCACGCGGCGGTGAGCGAGGTGGGGACCTTGCTCCTCGAGGCGGTCGCGACCGCACCGCGCAAGCCCGACGAGCGCTGGGCGATCGAGCTGGCCGTGCGAGGCAACGACGGATCCACCTAA
- a CDS encoding BamA/TamA family outer membrane protein, which yields MRCLFATLVTPIVSAVRLVPALRLVAILRVALMLILLAGCASVPKGRMAVDDVSVRGAHELDESDITGKLATNASPKFLMLFRGVVFDYEILDRFVLQRDLARVERFYRAKGYYEARATAGRVLRTSEGHVRVEVVVEEGPPVRIERVTVTGLETIPPPIREAAARAARDRLKHGAPFAEDDLTAAEGDVRRALSDRGYAYAKVTRGAAVDLVRHTVKIVLGATPENPARFGKVTIEGLRDLPEAPVRRAMNLKEGTPYSEAELDSAQQAILDLGVFASVEMKPDLQNPAQEIVPVTVKVEPSRLRTVRLGGGFEFDQLRTDIHGLVGWESKNFLGGLRSFQVELKPGLVFYPTRINHLVLPERFFPEEKLRAELRQPGFLEARTTGFIRPEFNVFPVLLNPSAETKDPVLGYAEFRGATGVDRTLWKLYVALSHNVQIDVPFMYQGARDPTLSTVVVSYPELLTQLDFRDDSVHPRKGIFLGNDLQVAGLGGNVRDVRIQPEIRTYIPVAAKGSFVTRLSVGFLFPYNYGDAVRDPSRSLSDADRTRDLQIMFFRGFFSGGATSNRGYPFRGVSPHAFVPFLNPETAAAQVASACAPGSLDPNCTIPVGGFTLWEFQNELRFTIHGPLAGAVFCDMSDVSPNTVDIRLAHLHLSCGAGARYDTPVGPIRLDIGYRIPGLQVLGGRTRDEKVPSDLFGIPIAIAFGLGEAF from the coding sequence TTGAGATGTCTTTTCGCCACCTTGGTCACGCCGATCGTGTCCGCCGTGCGCCTCGTGCCCGCCCTGCGCCTCGTGGCCATCCTACGCGTCGCGCTGATGCTGATCCTGCTGGCCGGCTGCGCGAGCGTCCCGAAAGGGCGCATGGCCGTGGACGACGTGAGCGTTCGCGGCGCGCACGAGCTCGATGAATCCGACATTACGGGCAAGCTCGCCACCAACGCGAGCCCCAAATTTCTCATGCTCTTTCGAGGCGTGGTCTTCGATTACGAGATCCTCGACCGCTTCGTCTTGCAGCGCGATCTCGCGCGGGTCGAGCGCTTCTACCGCGCAAAAGGCTATTACGAAGCGCGTGCCACCGCGGGCCGGGTGCTGCGGACCAGCGAGGGGCACGTGCGGGTCGAGGTGGTGGTCGAAGAGGGACCGCCCGTGCGGATCGAGCGGGTGACGGTGACCGGGCTCGAAACCATCCCGCCCCCCATCCGCGAGGCCGCCGCGCGCGCCGCCCGGGATCGTTTGAAGCACGGCGCCCCGTTCGCCGAGGACGATCTCACCGCGGCCGAGGGCGACGTGCGGCGCGCGCTCAGCGATCGCGGCTACGCCTATGCCAAGGTGACCCGCGGCGCCGCCGTCGATCTGGTGCGCCACACGGTCAAGATCGTCCTCGGGGCGACCCCCGAGAACCCCGCGCGCTTCGGCAAGGTGACCATCGAAGGCTTGCGCGATCTGCCCGAGGCACCCGTGCGGCGCGCCATGAACTTGAAGGAGGGCACCCCGTACTCCGAGGCGGAGCTCGACAGCGCGCAACAAGCCATTTTGGATTTGGGCGTCTTTGCGTCGGTGGAAATGAAACCCGATTTGCAGAACCCCGCCCAGGAAATCGTGCCCGTGACCGTGAAGGTCGAGCCCTCGCGGCTGCGCACCGTGCGGCTGGGCGGAGGGTTCGAATTCGACCAATTGCGAACCGATATCCACGGGCTCGTCGGGTGGGAGAGCAAAAACTTCCTCGGCGGGCTGCGCAGCTTTCAGGTCGAGCTCAAACCGGGGCTGGTCTTCTATCCGACCCGCATCAACCACCTGGTGCTGCCCGAGCGCTTCTTTCCCGAGGAGAAGCTCCGGGCGGAGCTGCGGCAGCCAGGCTTCTTGGAGGCGCGCACCACGGGGTTCATTCGCCCCGAGTTCAATGTCTTTCCGGTGCTCCTGAACCCCAGCGCAGAGACCAAGGATCCGGTCTTGGGGTATGCCGAGTTTCGCGGCGCGACCGGCGTCGATCGCACCCTTTGGAAGCTCTATGTCGCCCTGAGCCACAACGTGCAAATCGACGTACCGTTCATGTACCAGGGCGCCCGCGACCCCACCCTCTCCACGGTGGTCGTGAGCTACCCCGAGCTCCTGACCCAGCTCGATTTTCGCGATGACTCCGTGCACCCGCGCAAAGGGATCTTCCTCGGCAACGATTTGCAAGTAGCCGGCCTCGGAGGCAATGTTCGGGACGTCCGGATTCAACCCGAGATTCGCACGTACATCCCGGTCGCGGCCAAGGGCTCGTTCGTCACCCGCTTGTCGGTCGGCTTTCTATTCCCCTACAACTACGGCGACGCCGTGCGCGATCCCTCGCGCAGCCTCTCCGACGCCGATCGCACGCGCGATCTTCAAATCATGTTCTTTCGCGGGTTCTTCTCGGGCGGCGCCACCTCCAACCGCGGCTATCCGTTTCGCGGGGTGAGCCCGCACGCGTTCGTCCCCTTTCTCAACCCCGAGACCGCCGCCGCGCAAGTGGCGAGCGCGTGCGCCCCCGGTTCGCTCGATCCGAACTGCACCATTCCCGTGGGCGGCTTTACGCTCTGGGAGTTTCAGAACGAGCTGCGGTTCACCATCCACGGTCCGCTGGCTGGGGCCGTCTTCTGTGACATGAGTGACGTATCGCCGAACACCGTGGACATTCGCCTCGCGCACCTGCACCTGTCGTGCGGCGCCGGCGCACGTTACGACACCCCTGTGGGGCCCATTCGCTTGGATATCGGCTACCGAATCCCGGGACTTCAAGTGCTGGGCGGCCGCACCCGCGACGAAAAAGTGCCGTCGGATCTCTTCGGCATTCCAATTGCCATTGCCTTCGGCCTTGGAGAGGCATTCTAA
- a CDS encoding hsp70 family protein has protein sequence MSARVVGIDLGTTNTLLAFSEEGSAPRIFAVPQLVSRTEIEARELFPSCLFAPTPGEVEGDPFQDAPYVAGELARRRGAEVPGRLIVSAKSWLCHSGVDRAAPILPWGSEDESIPKVSPLDASTRYLAHLRTTYDAAFPDAPLAAADVVLTVPASFDQGARELTLEAAARAGLSVRLLEEPQAAFYDCMQRIGVAGLEALLARSRSRSGSGAGANAEAGSEEAHVLVCDVGGGTTDLSLIRVTRGEHGPLLSRVATGHHLLLGGDNMDLTLAHLCEERLATRFDPGRFAQLTAACRAAKERLLGDGAPESAQVTVLGHGARLVGGAQSTELGREEVERIVLEGFFPRVERDARPSRSRGALVAFGLPYERDVAITRHIAWFVARHVPDGTPIDAILLNGGVFRAPRITERMAEVIRAWHPSDEAPIILPHPDPDFGVARGAVAYGLSLRGHGLRIEGGAAHGYYVALGEQRAISVVPRGTKEEVTTVAEGTRLALTVGRPVRFDLFTSDDARIDPAGSVVTLDDEHFTPLPPAAVTFRADETKGEVGVVLEGKLTAIGTLDLACVEADPPAGKAPRRFRLAFQLRAPAADKAEGRGSSLPPAPATSLRGKRFEEARELIDRAFGKPRPDASPRDAKDLVRELERLLGERSSWTTHDARALFDALLPFARGRRRSADHERVFWLLAGYCVRPGFGDPNDPARVGPLFALFPEKLAFPEGPRGWQQFFIALRRMGAGLDEAAQVLVLDTFEAFLAPADRGKKKPKKLKPESLDELLETVSTFERLPANRRSELGGWILERTWTERDPRLWAALGRIGARVPAYASVHHVVTPLVAERWLDHLLREKWELVPTAPRAAVELSRVTDDRARDVSERVRREVDKRLVKLAAKPEWIRAVREHVPVEEADRAAFYGEGLPRGLRLVDPGP, from the coding sequence ATGAGCGCGCGCGTCGTCGGCATCGACCTCGGAACCACCAATACGTTGCTCGCCTTCAGCGAGGAGGGATCGGCGCCGCGCATTTTTGCCGTCCCGCAGCTGGTGAGCCGGACCGAAATCGAGGCGCGCGAGCTCTTCCCCTCGTGCCTCTTTGCGCCGACCCCCGGCGAGGTCGAGGGGGATCCATTTCAGGACGCGCCCTATGTGGCGGGGGAGCTCGCGCGGCGGCGCGGGGCCGAGGTGCCGGGCCGGCTGATCGTGTCGGCCAAGAGCTGGCTTTGCCACTCGGGCGTGGATCGAGCGGCGCCCATCCTGCCGTGGGGCTCCGAGGACGAATCGATCCCCAAGGTGTCGCCGCTCGACGCGAGCACGCGCTACCTCGCGCACCTGCGGACGACCTACGATGCGGCCTTCCCCGATGCGCCGCTCGCCGCGGCGGACGTGGTGCTCACGGTGCCGGCGTCGTTCGATCAAGGGGCACGCGAGCTGACCTTGGAGGCGGCGGCGCGCGCGGGGCTCTCGGTGCGGCTCTTGGAGGAGCCGCAGGCGGCGTTTTACGATTGCATGCAGCGCATCGGCGTGGCGGGGCTCGAGGCGTTGCTCGCGCGTTCGCGTTCGCGCTCGGGCTCGGGCGCCGGCGCCAACGCAGAGGCGGGCTCGGAGGAGGCGCACGTGCTCGTGTGCGACGTGGGCGGCGGGACCACGGATCTTTCGCTCATCCGGGTGACCCGCGGCGAGCACGGACCTTTGCTCTCGCGCGTGGCCACCGGCCACCATTTGCTCCTGGGCGGGGACAACATGGACCTGACGTTGGCCCACCTCTGCGAGGAGCGGCTCGCGACCCGATTCGATCCGGGTCGTTTTGCGCAGCTCACGGCCGCCTGCCGCGCGGCGAAGGAGCGGCTGCTCGGCGACGGTGCGCCCGAGAGCGCGCAGGTGACGGTGCTGGGGCACGGCGCGCGGCTGGTGGGCGGCGCGCAGAGCACCGAGCTCGGACGCGAGGAGGTGGAGCGCATCGTCCTCGAGGGGTTCTTTCCGAGGGTCGAGCGCGATGCGCGGCCGTCGCGCAGCCGCGGGGCGCTGGTGGCGTTCGGGCTCCCGTACGAGCGCGACGTGGCCATCACGCGGCACATCGCGTGGTTCGTCGCGCGGCACGTACCGGACGGAACCCCCATCGACGCGATCCTGCTCAACGGCGGCGTCTTTCGGGCGCCGCGGATCACGGAGCGCATGGCGGAGGTGATTCGCGCGTGGCACCCGAGCGACGAGGCGCCCATCATCCTCCCCCACCCCGATCCGGATTTTGGCGTGGCGCGCGGCGCGGTGGCGTACGGGCTCTCGCTGCGCGGTCATGGGCTGCGCATCGAGGGGGGCGCGGCGCACGGCTACTACGTGGCGCTGGGCGAGCAGCGCGCCATCTCCGTGGTGCCGCGCGGGACGAAAGAAGAAGTGACCACCGTGGCCGAGGGAACGCGCCTGGCGCTCACGGTGGGGAGGCCGGTGCGCTTCGATCTCTTCACCTCGGACGACGCGCGCATCGACCCGGCGGGCTCGGTGGTGACCCTCGACGACGAGCACTTCACGCCCCTGCCCCCCGCTGCGGTAACGTTTCGCGCCGACGAGACCAAAGGCGAAGTCGGCGTGGTGCTCGAAGGGAAGCTCACGGCCATTGGCACCCTCGATCTGGCGTGCGTCGAGGCCGACCCGCCCGCCGGCAAAGCGCCGCGACGTTTTCGGCTCGCGTTTCAGCTGCGCGCGCCGGCGGCCGACAAGGCGGAGGGGCGAGGCTCGTCCTTGCCGCCGGCGCCCGCGACCTCGCTCCGCGGAAAGCGCTTCGAGGAGGCGCGCGAGCTCATCGATCGCGCCTTCGGCAAGCCGCGCCCGGACGCATCGCCGCGCGACGCGAAGGATCTGGTGCGCGAGCTCGAGCGCCTGCTCGGCGAGCGAAGCAGCTGGACCACGCACGACGCGCGCGCCCTGTTCGATGCGCTCCTTCCATTTGCGCGCGGGCGGCGGCGCTCGGCCGATCACGAGCGCGTCTTCTGGCTCCTGGCCGGCTATTGCGTGCGTCCGGGGTTCGGCGATCCCAACGATCCCGCGCGGGTCGGGCCGTTGTTCGCGCTCTTTCCGGAGAAGCTCGCGTTCCCCGAGGGGCCCCGCGGCTGGCAGCAGTTTTTCATCGCCTTGCGGCGCATGGGCGCGGGGCTCGACGAAGCGGCGCAGGTGCTGGTCCTCGATACGTTCGAGGCGTTCTTGGCGCCCGCCGATCGCGGGAAGAAGAAGCCGAAGAAGCTCAAACCGGAGTCGCTCGACGAGCTCTTGGAGACGGTGTCCACCTTCGAGCGTCTCCCGGCCAACCGCCGCTCGGAGCTCGGCGGCTGGATCCTCGAGCGCACCTGGACGGAGCGCGATCCGCGCCTATGGGCCGCGCTCGGCCGCATCGGCGCACGGGTACCGGCCTACGCCAGCGTGCACCATGTGGTCACGCCCTTGGTGGCCGAGCGCTGGCTCGATCACCTGCTGCGCGAAAAATGGGAGCTCGTACCAACCGCGCCACGCGCCGCCGTGGAACTTTCGCGTGTGACCGACGATCGTGCGCGCGACGTGAGCGAACGTGTGCGGCGCGAGGTGGACAAGCGCCTCGTAAAACTAGCGGCCAAACCCGAGTGGATCCGCGCCGTGCGCGAGCACGTGCCGGTGGAAGAGGCCGATCGCGCCGCGTTCTACGGCGAAGGGCTGCCGCGGGGTCTGCGTTTGGTGGACCCCGGACCCTAG
- a CDS encoding YXWGXW repeat-containing protein has product MRERCTHGGEGAGLVVLRLFLLMFLAGVSVACGYARHPRPPYVRQTSEALVEVPYPPPPAKVEFIPDSPREGAVWIDGEWAWHARRWAWRSGRWVIPASGTAFSPRAVIRNGAGTLFAAEGRWRDVQSGNEVPAPPALALAKASPGEVVDPEGDSTTTGQDLAPQGADAGAPTPVDPPPGDPRAR; this is encoded by the coding sequence ATGCGCGAACGATGCACGCATGGGGGAGAGGGCGCAGGGCTCGTGGTCCTGCGCCTGTTCCTGCTCATGTTCCTCGCGGGGGTATCCGTTGCATGCGGGTATGCGAGGCATCCGCGCCCGCCGTACGTTCGGCAAACGTCCGAAGCGTTGGTCGAAGTTCCTTATCCGCCGCCGCCGGCCAAGGTGGAGTTCATCCCCGATTCGCCGCGCGAGGGTGCGGTGTGGATCGACGGCGAATGGGCGTGGCATGCGCGCCGTTGGGCATGGCGCAGCGGGCGCTGGGTGATCCCCGCGTCGGGCACCGCGTTCTCACCGCGCGCGGTGATTCGAAATGGGGCAGGGACCTTGTTCGCCGCCGAAGGACGCTGGCGCGATGTCCAATCGGGAAATGAGGTGCCGGCGCCCCCCGCGCTCGCCCTGGCCAAAGCGAGCCCCGGCGAGGTGGTCGATCCCGAGGGCGATTCCACGACCACGGGGCAAGATCTCGCGCCCCAAGGTGCCGATGCCGGCGCACCTACACCCGTGGATCCGCCGCCCGGCGACCCTCGAGCCCGGTGA